The following proteins come from a genomic window of Fontisubflavum oceani:
- a CDS encoding NAD(P)H-dependent flavin oxidoreductase gives MKTRLTERFGIEKPILCGGLMWLATAEYVAAVVNAGAMGYITPRSYPDEAAFVDALRRCRAMTGGRPFGVNLYISARPEENARMRRWIEILAGEDVRHVETAGYSPVAFLPALKAVGCQVVHKATSVRHAASAAKAGVDAVVLIGAECGGHPGQGDIPAMVLAARALEQIDVPVLVGGGIGSGRQLAAALALGADGVLIGSRMLVADEIWAHDAYKTHLLSLDETGSTTVLHALKNTYRCLANDTAAAVAALEAEGVRDYETLGPLIGGMMQRQAYETGDWSQGVLSLGPAAAWCDRLEPAGAILDRLTAEAETALRSARDRIAPALAPA, from the coding sequence TTGAAGACAAGACTCACGGAGCGCTTTGGGATCGAAAAGCCGATCCTTTGCGGCGGCCTGATGTGGCTGGCGACGGCGGAGTATGTCGCGGCGGTCGTGAATGCCGGAGCCATGGGCTATATCACACCACGCTCCTACCCAGACGAGGCGGCTTTTGTCGACGCGCTTCGCCGATGTCGTGCGATGACCGGTGGGCGGCCCTTTGGCGTCAATCTCTACATCTCGGCCCGACCAGAGGAAAACGCGCGGATGCGCCGGTGGATCGAGATCCTGGCAGGTGAGGATGTGCGCCACGTTGAAACGGCGGGGTATAGCCCGGTGGCCTTTTTGCCCGCGCTCAAGGCGGTTGGGTGTCAGGTTGTGCACAAAGCGACCAGCGTCCGCCATGCGGCATCGGCGGCGAAAGCTGGGGTCGATGCGGTGGTGCTGATCGGCGCGGAATGTGGTGGTCACCCGGGGCAGGGCGACATTCCCGCCATGGTCTTGGCCGCGCGGGCTTTGGAGCAGATCGATGTCCCCGTTTTGGTCGGCGGTGGCATCGGGTCAGGGCGGCAGTTGGCCGCCGCGCTGGCGCTTGGGGCAGATGGGGTCTTAATTGGCTCGCGCATGCTGGTAGCCGATGAAATTTGGGCGCATGACGCCTACAAGACGCATTTGCTGAGCCTGGACGAGACCGGCTCAACCACCGTCCTGCACGCATTGAAGAACACCTATCGCTGCCTTGCCAATGACACTGCGGCAGCGGTGGCCGCGTTGGAGGCCGAGGGCGTGCGCGACTACGAAACACTGGGGCCTTTGATTGGTGGGATGATGCAGCGCCAAGCCTATGAAACCGGGGATTGGAGCCAAGGGGTGTTGTCGCTTGGGCCGGCGGCCGCCTGGTGCGACCGACTGGAACCCGCAGGTGCAATTTTGGATCGGCTGACGGCGGAGGCCGAAACCGCCCTGAGATCAGCCCGAGACCGGATCGCCCCGGCCTTGGCGCCCGCGTAA
- a CDS encoding IclR family transcriptional regulator: MARPRATPKDTSEEDPKSSRQFVTAVSRGFEVLRSFVPEGKPLGNQEIAARSGLPKPTVSRIAFTLTELGYLVYSAETEKYRLGPGVLAFAQAFGNGTGITELAKGPLQQLADDTRGTVAIGQADRHEMVYIALHRSVSRIMLRQDIGSRIPMATTAMGQAYLHALPAPRRKVRVEKLAEFMGDERQKFLEIHERTGEELRTRGFCVVAGVWEHEINGAATAFKLDDGRSVLAMNIGGPSFWLTEENLYGEIGDRMMETREALIDAGILRLNLM; encoded by the coding sequence ATGGCCCGACCCCGCGCGACACCCAAAGACACCTCGGAAGAGGATCCGAAATCCTCCCGCCAATTCGTGACTGCCGTGTCGCGGGGCTTTGAGGTGCTGCGCAGCTTTGTGCCTGAGGGGAAACCGCTTGGAAACCAAGAGATCGCGGCCCGCTCCGGGCTGCCAAAACCCACAGTCAGCCGGATTGCCTTCACGCTGACCGAACTTGGCTATCTCGTCTATTCCGCCGAGACCGAGAAATATCGCCTTGGTCCCGGCGTTCTGGCCTTCGCGCAGGCGTTCGGGAACGGAACCGGCATCACCGAGTTGGCGAAAGGGCCCTTGCAGCAACTGGCCGATGACACCCGCGGCACGGTAGCCATTGGTCAGGCCGACCGTCACGAGATGGTCTATATCGCGCTGCACCGCTCAGTGTCGCGGATCATGCTGCGTCAGGATATCGGCAGCCGGATTCCGATGGCGACGACGGCGATGGGCCAAGCCTATCTCCACGCCCTGCCCGCGCCGCGCCGCAAAGTCAGAGTTGAGAAACTCGCCGAGTTCATGGGCGATGAACGGCAAAAGTTTCTGGAGATACATGAACGCACCGGTGAAGAACTGCGCACGCGCGGGTTTTGCGTGGTTGCTGGCGTTTGGGAACATGAAATCAACGGCGCTGCGACAGCCTTCAAGCTGGATGACGGGCGTAGCGTTCTGGCGATGAATATCGGCGGCCCGTCCTTCTGGCTCACCGAAGAAAACCTCTATGGTGAGATCGGCGACCGGATGATGGAGACACGGGAAGCCCTGATCGATGCAGGCATCTTACGGCTGAACCTGATGTAG
- a CDS encoding AMP-binding protein, with product MSRDDRPWTAFYGPSARTEIEDLAYRSIGDMISSVASVYGKAPAFTACLPNGMNGTLSFDQVDEMSDALAVYLREIAGLAQGDRVAVQLPNGLSFPIAAFAVLKAGCVLVNVNPLYTAEEMAKQFEDSEPHALIIVDMFADKLPEAMRGHPIPNIIVTRVAEFLPAMPRGIVGLVQKYWDRTIQPIELAHIRLPDAVAAGRQKQHDESIEVEPYHSGMSPDDTAVLQYTGGTTGVSKGAMLSHRNLIMNMEQTMELLAGDVEKGREVALTALPMYHVFAFTVNLLGFYWLGARNILIPNPRPLTNLKRAFENYKITWMSGVNTLFNGLTNEIWFTDSPPKHLKFASAGGMALQTAVAERWEEITGKPVIQGYGLTETSPVLTFNPLGKSRPNSIGVPVPSTEVACLDEDGKPVPQGETGELAAKGPQIMTGYWNKPEETAKVMKEGWFLTGDIGVMDSDGYFQIVDRKKDMVVVSGFNVYPNEVEDCLATHPAVLESAVIGVPDDGTGEAVKAFIVKRDQGVTAEDIRAHCKEHLTAYKVPKRVEFRDELPKSNVGKILRKDLRAEELSQIAAE from the coding sequence ATGTCGCGCGACGATCGTCCATGGACGGCCTTTTATGGCCCATCAGCCCGCACGGAAATCGAAGACCTAGCCTATCGCTCAATCGGCGACATGATCAGCTCGGTCGCCTCGGTGTATGGCAAGGCACCCGCCTTCACGGCTTGCCTGCCCAATGGCATGAACGGCACGCTCAGTTTCGACCAAGTCGACGAGATGTCGGACGCACTGGCGGTTTATCTGCGCGAGATCGCCGGATTGGCGCAAGGTGACCGAGTTGCGGTGCAACTGCCCAACGGTCTGTCCTTTCCCATCGCCGCCTTCGCAGTTCTGAAAGCTGGCTGCGTGTTAGTGAACGTGAACCCGCTCTACACCGCCGAAGAGATGGCGAAGCAGTTTGAAGACAGCGAACCCCACGCGCTGATCATCGTCGATATGTTCGCCGACAAACTGCCCGAAGCGATGCGCGGCCATCCGATCCCCAATATCATCGTCACGCGTGTGGCTGAGTTCCTGCCCGCGATGCCGCGCGGCATTGTCGGTCTGGTCCAGAAATACTGGGATCGGACAATCCAACCGATTGAGCTGGCTCATATTCGGCTGCCCGACGCCGTCGCAGCAGGGCGGCAGAAGCAACATGATGAGAGCATTGAGGTCGAGCCCTATCATTCCGGCATGTCGCCCGATGATACGGCGGTTTTGCAATATACCGGCGGTACCACCGGCGTGTCGAAAGGCGCGATGTTGAGCCATCGGAACCTGATCATGAACATGGAACAGACCATGGAATTGCTCGCCGGTGACGTCGAGAAGGGCCGCGAGGTCGCGCTGACCGCCCTGCCGATGTACCACGTCTTCGCCTTCACGGTGAATTTGCTCGGCTTCTATTGGCTGGGCGCGCGGAACATCTTGATCCCGAACCCGCGCCCGCTCACCAATCTCAAACGCGCCTTCGAGAATTACAAAATCACCTGGATGAGTGGCGTGAACACGCTGTTCAACGGGCTGACCAATGAGATTTGGTTCACCGACAGCCCGCCGAAACACCTGAAATTCGCCTCTGCCGGCGGCATGGCCCTGCAAACCGCCGTGGCAGAGCGGTGGGAAGAGATCACCGGCAAGCCCGTGATCCAAGGCTATGGGCTGACCGAAACCTCGCCGGTTCTGACCTTCAACCCGCTTGGCAAGTCGCGGCCCAATTCCATTGGCGTGCCGGTACCCTCGACCGAGGTGGCTTGTCTGGATGAAGACGGCAAGCCGGTGCCCCAGGGCGAGACCGGAGAATTGGCCGCCAAAGGCCCGCAGATCATGACGGGCTATTGGAACAAACCCGAAGAGACCGCCAAAGTCATGAAAGAGGGGTGGTTCTTGACCGGCGATATCGGCGTGATGGACTCCGATGGCTATTTCCAGATCGTCGACCGCAAGAAAGACATGGTCGTCGTCTCGGGCTTCAACGTCTATCCCAATGAGGTGGAGGATTGTTTGGCGACCCATCCGGCGGTGTTGGAATCCGCTGTGATCGGGGTGCCGGATGATGGCACGGGTGAGGCCGTGAAAGCCTTTATCGTCAAACGCGATCAAGGCGTGACGGCCGAAGACATCCGCGCCCACTGCAAGGAGCATTTGACCGCATATAAGGTGCCCAAACGCGTGGAATTCCGCGATGAGCTGCCGAAATCCAATGTCGGCAAAATCCTCAGAAAAGACCTGCGCGCCGAAGAGCTGTCGCAGATCGCGGCGGAGTAG
- a CDS encoding bile acid:sodium symporter family protein gives MVGAFEQALLALMIFVIMLGMGASLTPRDFFLALKRPYGLAIGVISQYGFMPFIGFLLISFLTLPEAIAIGVLIMACMPGGTTSNIFTYFSKGNLALSVLMTVTSTVFGVLLIPVILVVYSAALDLQIPRENIIATLVLLLVPVAIGMGMRKINANVGAVTEFLGSALALFFILFIMVSWVPRNWQFLVTTTPATYVAAIGLGLFGIAIGYTFARTLRLHPRNARTVALETGIQNGPLAIAIVAFTFSGDQAQSYMAVPALYSLFIVIVSTLVTLIFRRANTAAEQKMPDGLL, from the coding sequence ATGGTCGGAGCATTCGAACAGGCGCTTCTGGCGTTGATGATTTTCGTGATCATGCTGGGCATGGGCGCCTCGCTCACCCCGCGGGATTTCTTCTTGGCGCTGAAACGGCCTTATGGCTTGGCCATCGGTGTGATCAGCCAATATGGCTTCATGCCGTTTATCGGCTTTCTGCTGATCAGTTTCCTGACCTTGCCCGAGGCCATCGCCATCGGCGTCTTGATCATGGCCTGTATGCCGGGCGGCACCACCTCGAACATCTTCACCTATTTTTCCAAAGGGAATCTGGCGCTTTCGGTGCTGATGACCGTGACCTCCACGGTGTTCGGTGTGTTGCTGATCCCCGTGATCCTGGTGGTCTACTCCGCCGCGCTGGACCTGCAAATCCCGCGGGAAAACATCATCGCAACGCTGGTCTTACTGCTGGTGCCTGTCGCCATCGGCATGGGGATGCGCAAAATCAACGCCAATGTCGGCGCAGTGACAGAGTTCCTGGGCTCGGCACTCGCATTGTTTTTCATCCTCTTCATCATGGTCTCCTGGGTACCGCGGAACTGGCAGTTTCTGGTCACCACAACGCCCGCAACCTATGTCGCCGCCATCGGGCTGGGGCTTTTCGGGATCGCCATCGGCTATACCTTCGCGCGCACCTTGCGGCTCCATCCAAGGAACGCGCGCACGGTGGCATTGGAGACCGGCATTCAAAACGGACCACTGGCCATTGCCATCGTGGCCTTCACCTTCTCTGGTGATCAGGCGCAGAGCTATATGGCCGTGCCCGCGCTCTATTCGCTTTTCATCGTCATCGTATCGACCCTGGTCACCCTGATTTTCCGGCGCGCAAACACGGCGGCGGAGCAGAAAATGCCGGACGGGTTGCTCTAA
- a CDS encoding DUF2461 domain-containing protein, whose amino-acid sequence MAQVDGFTQMIDDSTAFFAELAQNNRKDWFDPRKDHYTQAIKKPAELFSELMAEELTKLLGRSMKGKIFRIYRDVRFSKDKTPYNTHLHILWSGTGDGPFNPGVFFAADTDGLWVGYGLPGLKGDALAQFRAFIDAEGAALAEALAATGMTLSTWGPEPLKRVPAPYPPDHPQADLLKRKNLVIGAPLASDWRDHSNGLIGAVLDAVRVTLPLDRLFVRHLMEGA is encoded by the coding sequence ATGGCGCAAGTGGACGGCTTTACCCAGATGATCGATGACAGCACCGCGTTTTTCGCGGAGCTGGCGCAGAACAACCGCAAAGACTGGTTCGATCCACGCAAAGATCACTACACGCAAGCGATCAAGAAACCGGCGGAGCTGTTTTCGGAGTTGATGGCCGAAGAACTGACGAAGCTCTTGGGCCGCTCGATGAAGGGCAAAATCTTCCGCATCTATCGCGACGTGCGGTTTTCGAAGGACAAAACGCCCTACAACACGCACCTGCATATCCTCTGGTCCGGCACCGGCGATGGGCCGTTCAATCCCGGTGTGTTTTTTGCCGCCGATACCGATGGTCTTTGGGTCGGCTATGGGTTGCCGGGTCTCAAAGGCGACGCGCTCGCCCAGTTTCGGGCCTTCATTGACGCCGAAGGTGCGGCGTTGGCAGAGGCGCTCGCCGCGACGGGCATGACGCTGTCCACCTGGGGGCCGGAGCCGTTGAAACGGGTGCCCGCACCATATCCGCCCGATCATCCGCAGGCCGATCTTTTGAAGCGAAAAAATCTGGTGATCGGTGCCCCGCTCGCCTCAGATTGGCGGGATCACTCCAACGGATTGATCGGCGCGGTGTTGGACGCCGTGCGGGTCACGCTCCCGCTCGATCGCCTGTTTGTCCGCCATCTGATGGAGGGGGCCTGA
- a CDS encoding glycosyltransferase family 2 protein produces MAKHQYTILSMMKNEGHCLLEWVAYHHLMGFDNICVYTNNCSDGTDEMLIRLEEMGITQHFRNDVPEGKKPQPNALNLAQSNPEVCDSDWIMVMDADEFLNIKAGDGTVGALMEAMPKPIDAINITWRFFGSNDVTPWNPGLVTESLTRAAPDAFKKGWGVKTMFRPYDEMKLGIHRPHIKKAKLYPERPRAMMAQTWVNGSGKEMQNDFKLSGWRSTKPTLGYDLVELNHYAVKSYEAYLLRRMRGNVNNKTDKYNASYFSIFDRNEIEVRGAADRGPAVRAKMDEWLQDEQLAQLPERSAGVP; encoded by the coding sequence ATGGCCAAGCATCAATACACAATTCTGTCGATGATGAAGAATGAAGGCCACTGCCTTCTTGAATGGGTCGCCTATCACCACTTGATGGGGTTCGATAATATCTGCGTCTATACCAATAATTGCTCGGACGGCACCGATGAGATGCTGATCCGGCTCGAAGAAATGGGCATCACGCAGCATTTCCGCAATGACGTGCCCGAGGGCAAAAAACCCCAGCCCAACGCGCTCAACCTGGCGCAATCCAATCCTGAGGTCTGCGACAGCGATTGGATCATGGTGATGGATGCCGACGAGTTCCTGAACATCAAGGCAGGTGACGGCACTGTCGGTGCCCTGATGGAGGCGATGCCGAAACCCATCGATGCGATCAATATCACCTGGCGCTTCTTCGGCTCCAACGATGTGACGCCATGGAACCCCGGGCTCGTGACCGAAAGCCTGACCCGCGCCGCGCCCGATGCGTTCAAGAAGGGTTGGGGCGTGAAAACCATGTTCCGCCCGTATGACGAGATGAAGCTCGGCATCCACCGCCCGCATATCAAGAAGGCCAAGCTCTACCCCGAACGCCCCCGCGCGATGATGGCGCAGACCTGGGTCAACGGCTCGGGCAAGGAGATGCAGAATGATTTCAAGCTCTCCGGCTGGCGCTCGACCAAACCGACGCTTGGCTATGACCTGGTGGAGTTGAACCACTATGCGGTGAAAAGCTACGAGGCCTATTTGCTCCGCCGGATGCGGGGCAATGTGAACAACAAGACCGACAAATATAACGCCAGCTATTTCTCGATCTTCGACCGCAATGAGATCGAAGTGCGTGGCGCGGCCGACCGTGGCCCGGCGGTGCGCGCCAAGATGGACGAATGGCTGCAAGATGAGCAGCTGGCCCAGCTTCCAGAAAGAAGCGCTGGCGTTCCATGA